A segment of the Lycium barbarum isolate Lr01 chromosome 7, ASM1917538v2, whole genome shotgun sequence genome:
AGATTCCTTCAAATAGGACTAGTATCATCCTTAAAAACCTTAGTTGCTCCTCTTCAGCATCACAAAAGATCAGTGTGTCATCTGCATATTGGAGGTGTGTCACCTCCAGACTTTCATTACCAGCTCTAGCCACCTCAAAACCATTTATCCACCCATTCACCTTTGTTGTCTTGATCATATTGTTTAGACCTTCCATTGTAATCAAAAATAGGAAAGGTGACAAGGGGTCACCTTGCCTGAGACCTCTTTGTGCTTTAAAAAAACCTGCTGGAGAACCATTAATCAGAACTGAGAAACTAGCAGTTGATATGCAGAATTTGATCCATTGGATCCATTTTTGTCCAAAACCCATCATCTCCAAAACCTAGAGTAAGTACCTCCAGTTTACATGATCATATGATTTTTCAATATCTAACTTGCAAAGGATTCCAGGTTTCATCTGCTTAAACCTGGAATCTACTGCTTCATTAGCTATTAGCACAGCATCCATAATTTGTCTGCCCTTAATGAAGGCCATCTGCTGGGAGTCCACTAGTTTTTCAATGACCCCTTTCATTCTTTCAGTCAACACTTTGGAAAAGATTTTATAAATGCTACCTATCAAACTGATAGGCCTGAAGTCCCTTAGTTCCTTAGCACCTTTCTTCTTAGGAATGAGAGTAATGAAAGTTGCATTAAAACTTTTCTCAAAAACTCCTTGCTCATGGAAGTTGTGAAAAGTGTTCATTATGGCATGCTTCACTACTTCCCAACATTTGATGAAGAAACCCATGGTGAATCCATCAGGGCCTGGAGCTTTGTCAACTGCACACAATTTTAGACATCTCAATACTTCATTTTCTTCAAAACTGCCTTGTAAAGACTCCTTTTCCTCCTCTGATATAGTAGGGCAATTTGTGAAGTTACAGGATGGCCTCCATTGTGTAGTCTCAAAATACAGCTTTTGATAGTAATCAATTATCTCTTCTTCAATTCTAGCTGGCTCCTCAATTGTTTCTCCCTGAATCACAAGCTGATCAATATTGTTATATCTTCTGTGAGCATTTGCCATTTTGTGAAAGAACTTAGTgttcttgtccctttcttttaacCAGAGTGATCTTGATTTCTGTCTCCAAGATATTTCTTCATTCTTGACCAACTCCTCATACTCCATAAGCAAAGTTGCCTTCTTGATTGATTCCTCTTCTGTTAGGGCTCTTTCTTCCAGCAGTACATTCATTTCAGCCATCTGTCCTAGCAAACTTCTTCTTTTAGAGCCCAAGTTTCCATCCTCACTTCTGCTCCAAGTCTTGAGATTAGACTTTAGAGCTTTTAATTTACAAGCAAGTATGTAGTCTGGTTTGCCTGTGAAGTTGAAAGAATTCCACCAACCCCTAACTCTATCCACAAAACCCTCGGAACCTAGCCACcagttttcaaatttaaaataacTTTTTCTCCTATTCCATGAATCACCTTGTAAAGCAACAGGAATATGGTCTGAAACCAGTCTTTGAAGAGGAATCTGTTTCAAATTGTTGAAACTGTCATCAAACTCTTTTGAGATCAATATCCTGTCAATTCTAGAAGCTATCTCTAGATTGTCACCTTTGAACCAAGTATAAGTAGCATCCTCAAGCTGTAGGTCAATTAGGTTCATGTCTTCAATGAAATCAGAAAATTCCTTCATCCCCCTGGTTCTTTGAGTACAATTTTTCTTCTCTGAGATAAACCTAGTGACATTATAATCTCCACAAACAGCCCATGGCCCTTCCATTAAGCCCCTCACATAACCTAATTTTTCCCACACCAATCTCCTTTCTTTATAAGAGTTTGGAGCATACACTCCTGTGATATGGCATGAGAAGTTTTGTAATTGTGCTTCAAACTTGCAGGTTAGAGTGTAAGCACCTATTTCAAGAATATCCCCCTCCATACTCTTTTATCCCACATCAACAGAATCCCCACATAAGAgttaatggcgacaagcccatacCAAAATTTGCAACTCATTGCGCACGCAGCACAATTCAAGCAACAAGCTTTAGGCAATCACTGTCACATGAAGAGACCACTACTAGTTCATAAGACAAGTACCAGATTTAGCTAATGACCATGATTCATATATTCCTCTTTTAATAAAAGTGACAAAAGAGTCATTGATTATCAATCTAGCTAACTAAAAGACTAGAATTGAATGTTTGCTACCTCAGTGAAGAATTCAGTCGGTTTATTTCTCCAAGCCTTAGGGACTTGAAATTGTAGTCTATAGGGACCATCCCATTCCGTTCCATTTGTGAACGAGAAGATCAAACTCAGAGCTGAAAAggataaataaaattttaaaaataggaGGCAACGATTTATTCTTCTGCTACAACTAGGAGAAATTTCCTAACTAAAAGTCTAAAACTCACCATGCTTGGGAATACATATCTGAATCGTATAAATAGGAAGATCAGCTTTTCCTCTGATTTTCTGGAGCATTACCCTAGGCTCACCACCACACATGATAGGTTGGTTGAAACCTCCTGAATTTGAGGCTCAAGAATTCAGCATTTCGGAATAGAGGTGATCAAATTTTATCTTACATGTTCTAATTAAGAGTTGAGATTGTAGCAGAATGAAGAAATATTGCAAACATGAATGAAAAGAAGGAAGAAACCTGTTGGATTTGTTTGGAGAAAAGCATTTACTTCGGAATGTATtagggataattacatttttggacttttcaaaagaataatagccagcaaatgtataaGTTATGTATATTAAGTGTAAATATACAGataatatacatattatatactcaaaacatacatataatatacataattagtgtataagttttgtatattttggctagtgTCCGAAATTAATTTTGGGCGACGGGCCAAAATGAAAGAATCTCTCTTAGCTTCATAATCTGAGTAATTATGTGAATTGGAAAATCCTAATCGACAAGAACTTACCATTAAAAGCAATTCCAAATTCTTCATTAGGAACCATATTGTTTGCAGCTGGATTGTAAAAAAGCTTCAGTCTCTCGCCCTGTCAAAAAAGATATCGGACCTAGATTAAACGGCATTCAAAGCCATTATATATGAAAAATAGATCTATTCATTTTTTCGGAAATGTAAGACATACTGCTGTTGGGGGAAGACCATTCATTGTTTTCCAATATACTGGTGATTTTCCGAGGTCAAATTTAGCCCATGTAGGAAGTGTGTATCTGTAACATGAACGTTGACGATTGTTAAACTTCCATAGTtgcatatcatgtatacatgGATAGTAAAAGACTAACGTGTAACATGAACATTGACGATTGTTATTCCATAGTTCCATATCACGTATACATGGATAGTAAAAGATGCTAACTTGCCATTCATACAAGAACTTACAGAGAAATTGGTTTCCCTTAAATTAGGATATAGAAAAACTGAACTATACTTGGGAATAAACCTTTGCAGCTCATGTATTTTGGAATTTAACTTCTGTATGCTGACAATTTATAGAAGTTGGATTAGTAACCCGAAATATTGAACATGTAACTTGCTATAATAAGTTTAAATACACTGGTACTGTAAAATTTCTTTACGCTTTCAGCATATTTAAGTTACTAATTCCTGCAATTTGATGCTAACAAAATTCAGTATATCGCATTAGAAGGCAGAAGATTGACAAGAGAAAGGTGAGCTTACTCTTTGATTTCCTCTGCTGCAGGGGGAGTTGCAACTGCCGCAGCAACTATCCCCCTACTAATTCTTACTAGTTTCCTTGTAGCTGGATAATATCTTCTCATTTGACCACCCATAAAACTTGTAGCTGCATTTTGGATATACAGATACATTAGACAAATGAAACACTACGCACAcacataaaaaaagaaaagaaaattagcTATGAACATTGTTGCTAATCAGTCGCTAAATAGGATTAGATACGTATCTGCTGTTTAGCTACAGAATTTCGTTGTCGTTAAATCCGGTTTTTTTtagtaatgaaataagacaaacTAAAATAGATTACTTCATAGATACGGACCAAAAAAGAGGGGAAATCATGCCAATGAAATGGAATTAACACAAGTAGTATGGAAGACACAAGCACAGCTTAAGGAAATGAAAAGCTCAAAGAGCATAATTGAGTTTTCTTTTTTCTGTTGGTTTCCTACCCGGAGTGTCCTGTACTAAGCTTTGAACCCCGACTAATTCTCATTGGCCGAGTTTCTATTGGTTATTTGCAAGTTAGATTAAAGTCATTATGCAAATCAAACTTATATCAGGGAATCAATTAACTATGCCACAATCCCTAATTAGTTGGGTTGACTGCATGAAGCATCTGTACTCTATTCTACTGTATTTGGTTATACTTCATTCCCATATAAAAGAATTTATCTTTTGAACAGAATTAGGATATTTCTAAAACTTTTCTCTAAATTTTTCACTGATCTCTATACTAACGCGATTTTAAATAAAAGATTGCTTGGACAACATTGTATTAATGAAACAGCAACGACTAATAATTTATCTCCACAGTAGGGCAATTTTAAACCAATTAAGTGAGATCCATCTCAAAGTATTGAAACAACATGGATAATCTCCTAGGTTTTTTAGATTGTAATAACAGGTAAAGTCATCTTCAAACAATCATCTAAATTGCAAGTTATTAAAGCAAATATATGCATACGCAGATCAAGAAAGTTCTTTAATGGTTGAAAATTGTCCAAGCTGCGACATCTATAATCAGATAAGGAAAAATAGTGGTAAAAAACAAAATCCGTCGCTAATCCCATTTAGCGACAGATTACCAAAAAATTCTGTTAGCTACAAGCAATTTAGGGAAAGATTAGCGACGAAATTTATAGCTAATTCTAATTTTTTGATAGTGCAAGAAAGTAGCGTACCATATATTTTTGACACAGAGGGACCTGCATTACTATTAGAAGCAGAACGAGTTGCAGATAATATGGAGGGACTTGTTGATGCTGCAGCCATTTTGGAAGCTGTAGGATGAGAAAGTTAGAAACTCTTCCAAATAAATAAAAGAAGGATAATATGCTCTAAGGTATAAATTGGCAACCACACAAAATACAAACTTTTTTTGGACTTAAAAAAATATCTCTTACCCCCAGAAACAGACAGACCACTTCATTTTCGCACTTAGCATGAATCTTCAACTCTAAAATAATCTTCATCTTAAAATCAAACTATTTCAATTATCGACTAAAGACTTTGATTTAGatgttcagattttttttttcttcacatgTAAAAACAAAATCTAATTATATATCTTTTGTAGTAGAATGATGGTTCATAATATTTTGGCATCTAGTGGTGTCCATAAAGATATTAAACTTCTCCATCTAGTGCGGTGGTGGGCCAGAATTTTCGCTAAAGGAATTCAAAATATGATAAATTAAACACAAGAAGAAGCTAAAGAGAttcaatatctactatatatacaacaataacaacaacaacaacaacccagtgaaatcccacaacg
Coding sequences within it:
- the LOC132603649 gene encoding protein POST-ILLUMINATION CHLOROPHYLL FLUORESCENCE INCREASE, chloroplastic — its product is MAAASTSPSILSATRSASNSNAGPSVSKIYATSFMGGQMRRYYPATRKLVRISRGIVAAAVATPPAAEEIKEYTLPTWAKFDLGKSPVYWKTMNGLPPTAGERLKLFYNPAANNMVPNEEFGIAFNGGFNQPIMCGGEPRVMLQKIRGKADLPIYTIQICIPKHALSLIFSFTNGTEWDGPYRLQFQVPKAWRNKPTEFFTEGLAQELSQEGACDRAIFPDTNILIIRCAMVGNLNVDGGDRCNLDLVPGCTDPSSIYFNPLANVDDGSCPPYSDSED